A segment of the Bombus huntii isolate Logan2020A chromosome 14, iyBomHunt1.1, whole genome shotgun sequence genome:
GTGCGCCAACTAAAGTTTTATAAGATGTAGTTCCTATTAAACCACATAGCCTTATAACACCTGCTATAAAACCGAAACCAGTACACCTATAAAATCGATATATCTTACTATTagttcattttttatttaaatatatattttattgaatgaaataataatcaaaaCGAAATTTACCTTAAATGAGTAGGGAAGCTCTCAACTGTAACCAAGGTAAGAGACGTCCAAGCAATAGCAAACACTGCCATAAAACCACCTTCGAAGCCAAGCACTGCAGAACTATTTGTGCCCACTAGAATTAAACACAGAGTAGCTACTGATGAGAGGAATAATGAAATACCAATCATTTTTGGCCGTTCAAGCACAGTGAGTGCTAATCCTGCTAAAACAGCAGCAGGCACGAAGGCCAATTGAGCAACGAGATGACCATGTAAAGCTTCTTCTATGTAAATGTTATAATCCAAATCGAGAGTCGGGCAGGGACCGCTTAAACTTAATTCCGTATTATTTTCCAACTTACATCTCGTAAAGACTTGTGCGGATAGATCTGTATCTACAAATCTAAAAGCCATAGACAatcattattttatatcaagaAAGGAGTACTGTTGTTAAATAGTAACATTCTGAATACATACTTCGAGTGTACAATAACACTGTCTGTAAAATGAGTTTTACTAGACTTTATGCTACTGAATTCTACAGATTGGAAAGTACAGTTATCGAAATCTACGTGACTGAATACCATTTTCGTGAATCTGAAACACAAATGCTCATATACAATTTAGTTCAGTATTATTTCACAAACTTTTTTCATAACTACTTACTTGCAATTTAAAAATGTCGAATCTTTGTATTGACAATTCTCTAAAGAGCCATTGAATgtttgatttttatattctttcccgaaaatttttattgtgtGAGCTTTATATTCCGTGGCGCGTATAAGTTTGAGATACTCAGGACACCACACCATAAGGCCATATAGTCTAAAGTAATCATGACATTGTAGTATCGTAGTATGATATTGTAAACAAGTGGTTGCTGAGGtgcgaattataaacaagcggttgcTGAGCATGTGCGTAGAGGGATTAAGACAAGAGATACGaggctaagacaaaagacaaggGGGTTGCTAGGGGAtgataaacgaattaacagcagtatttacgatactacaatattataaaacaaacAATTACTGACATGTTTAATGAAAATACATACCCGAATGATACAGTTGACCAAATAATTATAAGCACTATCGTGACGCGCAAATGAGGTGATACAAATAATTCCAGGAAGGAATTCCAAAACTagaaattcaataaaaattaatattagttTCCAAAGATgtaagataaaaaaatatacagatatTCATACCACTTCaatagaataaattatatcaGCCAAAACACTAGTATGATTAGTAGGAGATGGAGGTGCCAAACCACGAGGCCTTTTAGTTGGAAGCTCTAATTCAGAAAGTTGATATTGTGCACCTGTTGCACCTTTCCGCGTGGTAttctttttgtatattttctaaaaaaatgCATCAGTTTCAATCAacttttttatcttattacATTGCTTATCTCTTATTACATATACCTATTTTATAcatagatataaaaaaataccTGGTAAACCATCATTGCTTCTACATCTCTGCCTGCTTCTACCAAATATCTTGTACTTTCTGGTAGGAAAATGAGCCCGATAGTAGAGCATAATGCAGGTAAACAACAAAGTAAAAGGAAGCGATGCCAAGCACTGAAGTGTTCTTTGTTTTCAAGAACTACCATTTCTCCAGTTGTAGGAACCACTGCCCATGCTAGAAGAGCTGC
Coding sequences within it:
- the LOC126872859 gene encoding synaptic vesicle glycoprotein 2B-like isoform X2 — encoded protein: MPSSEEESQWLVGSGGGPASSSGGTISGTGERTLTSRGGLYTEEMTSQSTNTNTAGANAGSADSAEHDLIDSTTDATLLAQFHEDAIKQAGVGYFQVLAALCTGLSLAADTVEFFVVPYILPSAEVELCIEDNEKGWLSNITLMGLALGGLFWGGLGDRIGRRRSLLSAMSVHALFSGVATFMPTYGTFMCARFCSAIGVGGSLPLAFAYLAECCPRLSRSRWIGLLVAAGALGGVYAALLAWAVVPTTGEMVVLENKEHFSAWHRFLLLCCLPALCSTIGLIFLPESTRYLVEAGRDVEAMMVYQKIYKKNTTRKGATGAQYQLSELELPTKRPRGLAPPSPTNHTSVLADIIYSIEVFWNSFLELFVSPHLRVTIVLIIIWSTVSFGLYGLMVWCPEYLKLIRATEYKAHTIKIFGKEYKNQTFNGSLENCQYKDSTFLNCKFTKMVFSHVDFDNCTFQSVEFSSIKSSKTHFTDSVIVHSKFVDTDLSAQVFTRCKLENNTELSLSGPCPTLDLDYNIYIEEALHGHLVAQLAFVPAAVLAGLALTVLERPKMIGISLFLSSVATLCLILVGTNSSAVLGFEGGFMAVFAIAWTSLTLVTVESFPTHLRCTGFGFIAGVIRLCGLIGTTSYKTLVGAPLVAPALLTALPLLVASVATFKLPHTHTVFL
- the LOC126872859 gene encoding synaptic vesicle glycoprotein 2B-like isoform X1 — protein: MRIWFVAVMPSSEEESQWLVGSGGGPASSSGGTISGTGERTLTSRGGLYTEEMTSQSTNTNTAGANAGSADSAEHDLIDSTTDATLLAQFHEDAIKQAGVGYFQVLAALCTGLSLAADTVEFFVVPYILPSAEVELCIEDNEKGWLSNITLMGLALGGLFWGGLGDRIGRRRSLLSAMSVHALFSGVATFMPTYGTFMCARFCSAIGVGGSLPLAFAYLAECCPRLSRSRWIGLLVAAGALGGVYAALLAWAVVPTTGEMVVLENKEHFSAWHRFLLLCCLPALCSTIGLIFLPESTRYLVEAGRDVEAMMVYQKIYKKNTTRKGATGAQYQLSELELPTKRPRGLAPPSPTNHTSVLADIIYSIEVFWNSFLELFVSPHLRVTIVLIIIWSTVSFGLYGLMVWCPEYLKLIRATEYKAHTIKIFGKEYKNQTFNGSLENCQYKDSTFLNCKFTKMVFSHVDFDNCTFQSVEFSSIKSSKTHFTDSVIVHSKFVDTDLSAQVFTRCKLENNTELSLSGPCPTLDLDYNIYIEEALHGHLVAQLAFVPAAVLAGLALTVLERPKMIGISLFLSSVATLCLILVGTNSSAVLGFEGGFMAVFAIAWTSLTLVTVESFPTHLRCTGFGFIAGVIRLCGLIGTTSYKTLVGAPLVAPALLTALPLLVASVATFKLPHTHTVFL
- the LOC126872859 gene encoding synaptic vesicle glycoprotein 2B-like isoform X3, with translation MDEVLDESIVKTKYESKEIPGYLNDFPAGVGYFQVLAALCTGLSLAADTVEFFVVPYILPSAEVELCIEDNEKGWLSNITLMGLALGGLFWGGLGDRIGRRRSLLSAMSVHALFSGVATFMPTYGTFMCARFCSAIGVGGSLPLAFAYLAECCPRLSRSRWIGLLVAAGALGGVYAALLAWAVVPTTGEMVVLENKEHFSAWHRFLLLCCLPALCSTIGLIFLPESTRYLVEAGRDVEAMMVYQKIYKKNTTRKGATGAQYQLSELELPTKRPRGLAPPSPTNHTSVLADIIYSIEVFWNSFLELFVSPHLRVTIVLIIIWSTVSFGLYGLMVWCPEYLKLIRATEYKAHTIKIFGKEYKNQTFNGSLENCQYKDSTFLNCKFTKMVFSHVDFDNCTFQSVEFSSIKSSKTHFTDSVIVHSKFVDTDLSAQVFTRCKLENNTELSLSGPCPTLDLDYNIYIEEALHGHLVAQLAFVPAAVLAGLALTVLERPKMIGISLFLSSVATLCLILVGTNSSAVLGFEGGFMAVFAIAWTSLTLVTVESFPTHLRCTGFGFIAGVIRLCGLIGTTSYKTLVGAPLVAPALLTALPLLVASVATFKLPHTHTVFL